A genomic segment from Propionibacteriaceae bacterium ZF39 encodes:
- a CDS encoding MDR family MFS transporter: MTTPKKEDSTPSFSLDASGKRVFIGLMLGMLVASISQTIVGPALPRIVAELGGMDHYSWLATAAMLVSAITVPIAGKLSDLYGRKPFYLAGLATFMLGSIISGLAPNFWVLVAGRAVQGLGMGTLMPLSQTIIGDIIPARFRGKYQGIMGATFGFSSIAGPLAGGFITDVIGWRWLFFVSLPIGLVALFFINRFFHLPHEKREVSIDYAGMVTLSIALLSILLATSFGGTTWPWSSWQIIGLYALGAVATIAFIAIERKAKEPVMPLRLFRSSIFTLSNIASFALAMMMFGAIIYIPVYAQGVMGVSAAESGLILMPLMIGMITMGMVSGFLITKTGRYKEVILAGAVLMIVGYLLLSRMHFGSHPLELTGAMVVFGIGLGLALQQYTLVVQNSARRQDLGVATSSIQFFRNVGSTVGIALFGTIMTSALPGAIGRHLPPEAAGQMGHLNAGDVLDPAALATLPGPVADAVRMGLAESLHESFLIGIPLGVLVLIASFFIKAIPLRETIHSSEEAGREILDAMSQSSHHANEMVPLLSETNRTRERITGLQFGIIAERARQGAYPLLTQAVTDLGKGDFERGIALLERTAAMLSTEDDQLMAASEEYAAEVASFGAKEGGVLSPALRQQLAVVAAQRDRNAVLSQVEVPVGKRYEAVNMRHLQEVGNDLNAALLVDLSVTGLPDSWSDRD, encoded by the coding sequence ATGACAACCCCCAAGAAGGAAGACTCCACCCCCTCGTTCTCCCTCGATGCCTCCGGCAAGCGCGTCTTCATCGGCCTGATGCTCGGCATGCTGGTCGCGTCGATCAGCCAGACCATCGTCGGGCCGGCGCTCCCCCGGATCGTCGCCGAACTCGGCGGCATGGATCACTACTCGTGGCTGGCCACTGCGGCGATGCTCGTGTCGGCGATCACGGTGCCGATCGCCGGCAAGCTGTCCGACCTCTACGGCCGCAAGCCGTTCTATCTCGCCGGCCTGGCCACCTTCATGCTCGGCTCCATCATCAGCGGGCTCGCCCCCAACTTCTGGGTTCTGGTCGCCGGTCGCGCGGTGCAGGGTCTCGGCATGGGCACGCTGATGCCCCTGTCCCAGACCATCATCGGTGACATCATTCCGGCGCGGTTCCGCGGGAAATACCAGGGCATCATGGGCGCGACGTTCGGCTTCTCGTCGATCGCCGGCCCGCTCGCCGGTGGCTTCATCACCGACGTGATCGGCTGGCGCTGGCTGTTCTTCGTCAGCCTGCCCATCGGGTTGGTCGCCCTCTTCTTCATCAACCGCTTCTTCCACCTGCCCCACGAGAAGCGCGAGGTATCGATCGACTACGCGGGCATGGTGACCCTGTCGATCGCGCTGCTCAGCATCCTGCTCGCGACCTCGTTCGGCGGCACAACCTGGCCGTGGTCGTCGTGGCAGATCATCGGGCTCTATGCGCTCGGCGCGGTCGCGACGATCGCGTTCATCGCCATCGAACGCAAGGCGAAGGAACCGGTCATGCCGCTCCGCCTGTTCCGCAGCTCGATCTTCACCCTCTCCAACATCGCCAGCTTCGCGCTCGCGATGATGATGTTCGGCGCGATCATCTACATCCCCGTGTACGCCCAGGGCGTGATGGGCGTCAGCGCCGCCGAGTCCGGCCTGATCCTGATGCCGCTGATGATCGGCATGATCACCATGGGCATGGTGAGTGGGTTCCTCATCACCAAGACGGGGCGCTACAAGGAGGTCATTCTCGCCGGTGCCGTCCTGATGATCGTCGGCTATCTGCTGCTGTCGCGCATGCACTTCGGCTCCCACCCACTCGAACTCACCGGCGCGATGGTCGTGTTCGGTATCGGCCTGGGCCTGGCCCTGCAGCAGTACACCCTCGTCGTCCAGAACAGCGCCCGCCGCCAGGATCTCGGCGTCGCCACCTCGTCGATCCAGTTCTTCCGCAACGTCGGTTCGACCGTTGGCATCGCCCTCTTCGGCACCATCATGACCAGCGCGCTGCCCGGGGCGATCGGCCGCCACCTCCCACCCGAGGCGGCCGGCCAGATGGGCCATCTGAACGCCGGAGACGTGCTGGATCCCGCTGCGCTGGCCACCCTGCCCGGGCCGGTGGCCGACGCGGTGCGGATGGGTCTCGCGGAGTCGCTCCACGAGAGCTTCCTGATCGGTATTCCTCTGGGCGTCCTCGTCCTGATCGCGTCGTTCTTCATCAAGGCGATCCCCTTGCGGGAAACCATCCACAGCAGCGAGGAGGCCGGCCGCGAGATTCTCGACGCGATGTCGCAGTCGAGCCACCATGCGAACGAGATGGTGCCGCTGCTGTCGGAGACCAACCGCACGCGGGAGCGCATCACCGGGCTGCAGTTCGGCATCATCGCCGAGCGGGCGCGCCAGGGGGCGTACCCCCTGCTCACCCAGGCCGTCACCGACCTCGGCAAGGGCGACTTCGAACGCGGGATCGCGCTCCTCGAGCGCACGGCCGCCATGCTGTCGACCGAGGACGATCAGCTGATGGCCGCGTCCGAGGAGTACGCCGCAGAGGTTGCGTCGTTCGGCGCGAAGGAGGGCGGCGTGCTCAGCCCGGCGCTGCGCCAACAGCTCGCCGTGGTCGCCGCCCAGCGGGACCGCAACGCGGTGCTCAGCCAGGTCGAGGTGCCGGTCGGCAAGCGCTACGAGGCGGTGAACATGCGCCATCTGCAGGAGGTCGGCAACGACCTCAACGCGGCGCTGCTGGTCGACCTCAGTGTGACGGGCCTGCCGGACAGCTGGTCGGACCGGGATTGA
- the greA gene encoding transcription elongation factor GreA — MAETDTNTIWLTQDAFDKLTEELEHLTGEGRAEISARIAQARDEGDLKENGGYHAAREEQGKQEARIAQLQDMLRRAEVGEPPAAGDTAVPGTKVTIAFFGDRDDTDTFLLGSREVMGLDDAADDINVYSPQSPLGAAVTDHKVGDTVSYETPNGKIIEVEILSVEAFEG; from the coding sequence ATGGCAGAAACCGATACCAACACCATCTGGCTCACTCAGGATGCCTTCGACAAGCTCACCGAGGAGCTCGAGCACCTGACCGGTGAGGGCCGCGCCGAGATCTCGGCGCGCATCGCTCAGGCTCGCGACGAGGGCGACCTCAAGGAGAACGGCGGCTATCACGCCGCCCGCGAAGAGCAGGGCAAGCAGGAAGCGCGCATCGCGCAGCTCCAGGACATGTTGCGCCGTGCGGAGGTGGGCGAGCCGCCCGCCGCCGGCGACACCGCGGTCCCCGGCACCAAGGTGACGATCGCCTTCTTCGGCGATCGCGACGACACCGACACCTTCCTGCTCGGCTCCCGTGAGGTCATGGGCCTGGACGACGCCGCCGATGACATCAACGTCTACAGCCCCCAGTCACCGCTGGGGGCCGCCGTCACCGACCACAAAGTCGGCGACACCGTCAGCTACGAAACGCCGAACGGCAAGATCATCGAGGTCGAGATCCTCTCGGTCGAGGCTTTCGAGGGCTAG
- the mca gene encoding mycothiol conjugate amidase Mca: MTDRPRRTDLTGEPLRLLHVHAHPDDESSKGAATTARYVAEGVQVMVATCTGGERGSILNPAMDRPDILANLTAVRAREMDRAREILGIEQTWLGFMDSGLPEGDPLPPLPDGCFALQDPVVAAGPLVKVLREFRPQVVTTYDENGGYPHPDHIMCHKVTMAAVAAAADPGAWPEHGPAWQVSKVYFDHTFNWARTWALHQAMLDRGDPSPFADWLEGRTEADIAAEPNRVTTSVYCADYFHVRDQALLAHATQIDPDGGWFTVPLELQRRVWPTEDFELALDHVGARLPEDDLFAGVAAQA; encoded by the coding sequence ATGACCGACCGACCGCGGCGCACCGACCTCACCGGTGAGCCCCTGCGGCTTCTGCACGTGCACGCCCATCCGGACGACGAATCCAGCAAGGGGGCGGCCACCACCGCCCGTTATGTGGCCGAGGGCGTGCAGGTGATGGTGGCGACCTGCACCGGTGGTGAGCGCGGTTCGATCCTGAATCCGGCCATGGACCGGCCCGACATCCTGGCCAACCTCACAGCGGTGCGGGCCCGGGAGATGGATCGCGCCCGCGAGATCCTCGGCATCGAACAGACCTGGCTCGGCTTCATGGATTCGGGGCTGCCGGAGGGCGATCCGCTGCCGCCCCTGCCCGACGGATGCTTCGCCCTGCAGGATCCGGTTGTCGCCGCCGGACCGCTGGTGAAGGTCCTCAGGGAGTTCCGGCCGCAGGTCGTGACGACCTATGACGAGAACGGTGGCTATCCCCATCCGGACCACATCATGTGTCACAAGGTGACGATGGCCGCAGTCGCGGCGGCGGCCGACCCCGGGGCCTGGCCGGAGCACGGTCCTGCGTGGCAGGTGTCCAAGGTCTATTTCGATCACACCTTCAACTGGGCCCGCACCTGGGCACTGCATCAGGCGATGCTCGATCGGGGAGATCCGTCGCCGTTCGCGGACTGGTTGGAGGGGCGGACCGAGGCCGATATCGCGGCCGAACCCAATCGGGTGACGACGTCGGTCTATTGCGCCGACTATTTCCACGTGCGCGATCAGGCCCTGTTGGCGCATGCGACCCAGATCGATCCGGACGGTGGTTGGTTCACGGTGCCGCTCGAGTTGCAGCGGCGCGTCTGGCCGACCGAGGACTTCGAACTCGCCCTCGACCACGTCGGGGCGCGGCTGCCGGAGGATGATCTGTTCGCCGGGGTCGCTGCGCAGGCGTAG
- a CDS encoding antibiotic biosynthesis monooxygenase family protein codes for MSETFIVSNRIEVEADRAEAFEAVFIESTRTTLEGVPGLHRVTLQKPAKPGMPYISTMEFDNAQSFQGWLKSDSFKRAHGDDQAEGMQAPSASNCTP; via the coding sequence ATGTCCGAAACCTTCATCGTGTCCAACCGCATCGAGGTCGAGGCCGACCGCGCCGAAGCCTTCGAGGCAGTGTTCATCGAGTCGACGCGGACGACGCTGGAGGGCGTGCCCGGTCTGCATCGCGTCACCCTGCAGAAGCCCGCCAAGCCCGGCATGCCCTATATCTCCACCATGGAGTTCGACAATGCCCAGAGCTTCCAGGGCTGGCTGAAGTCCGACTCCTTCAAGCGCGCCCACGGCGACGACCAGGCCGAGGGCATGCAGGCCCCCAGCGCATCGAACTGCACACCCTGA
- a CDS encoding DUF2089 domain-containing protein — protein MTVTHHHDEPHRAPSDCPVCGDQLHVTRLGCTSCGTELAGVFTSCEFCALSPAEIETLRVFLASRGNLREVEKHLGVSYPTARLRLTQLLMRLGLSGDAGDAATPRPTRDEVLAQVAAGTLAPAEAQRLLSEAD, from the coding sequence ATGACTGTCACACATCACCACGATGAACCCCACCGTGCACCGAGCGACTGCCCGGTCTGTGGGGATCAACTCCATGTCACCCGGCTGGGCTGCACGTCGTGCGGCACCGAGCTCGCCGGGGTGTTCACCTCGTGCGAGTTCTGTGCCCTCAGCCCGGCAGAGATCGAAACCCTGCGGGTCTTTCTGGCCTCCCGCGGCAACCTGCGTGAGGTCGAGAAGCACCTGGGGGTGTCCTATCCCACGGCGCGCCTGCGGCTGACCCAGCTGCTCATGCGGCTCGGGTTGTCCGGGGATGCGGGGGATGCTGCGACGCCGCGCCCCACTCGGGACGAGGTCCTGGCCCAGGTCGCGGCCGGGACCCTCGCTCCGGCGGAGGCCCAGCGTTTGCTGAGCGAGGCCGACTGA
- a CDS encoding AI-2E family transporter → MFGRRQQQRELEGIRAELAAGRKVDEQVRVDLDVQRNRKADFDRAVPPGLQIAASWAWRVLLIAGLIGGIGWLAGVLSAVTIPLAIGIMLAAGLVPIAAKLMTWGVPRPVAAVITLVGGLLVVGGLLTLIISQIASQSDELGQRAMEGFEQLVAWLNSGPLQISQEQMDGWINQLTDYLRHQQATIARYATTGAGAVGNFLAGLVLALFAMFFMLYDGPRIWKWLLRLVPSAAREKVDGGGKSGWNSLVEYVRATCIVAAVDAIFPLIAAIIMGVPMAPALGALLFLSAFVPIVGILVGGAVVTLITLVTVGPVQALIMLGVIVAVNQIEGNLLQPLLLGKAVSLHPLAVIFGITIGISVAGIVGALLVVPLMAFGKSFIGYVAKGRTQESDEAGVAPAT, encoded by the coding sequence ATGTTCGGACGGCGGCAACAGCAGCGTGAGCTGGAGGGGATCCGGGCGGAACTGGCGGCCGGTCGGAAGGTCGACGAACAGGTGCGCGTCGACCTCGACGTCCAGCGCAACCGGAAGGCCGACTTCGATCGGGCTGTGCCGCCGGGACTGCAGATCGCGGCCTCGTGGGCGTGGCGGGTCCTGCTCATCGCCGGACTCATCGGGGGCATCGGCTGGCTGGCGGGCGTCCTGAGCGCGGTCACCATCCCCCTCGCGATCGGCATCATGCTGGCGGCGGGGCTGGTCCCGATCGCCGCCAAGCTGATGACCTGGGGCGTGCCCCGGCCGGTCGCAGCCGTCATCACGTTGGTCGGTGGGCTCCTGGTGGTCGGCGGTCTGCTGACCCTGATCATCAGCCAGATCGCCAGCCAGTCCGACGAACTCGGGCAGCGGGCCATGGAGGGCTTCGAGCAGTTGGTGGCGTGGCTCAACAGCGGGCCGCTGCAGATCAGCCAGGAGCAGATGGACGGCTGGATCAACCAACTCACCGACTATCTGCGCCATCAGCAGGCCACGATCGCCCGCTATGCGACCACCGGTGCGGGTGCGGTCGGCAACTTCCTGGCCGGGCTCGTGCTGGCACTCTTCGCGATGTTCTTCATGCTCTATGACGGCCCGCGGATCTGGAAGTGGCTGCTCCGGCTGGTGCCGTCGGCGGCACGTGAAAAGGTCGACGGCGGTGGCAAGTCCGGCTGGAACTCGCTCGTCGAATATGTGCGCGCAACCTGCATCGTCGCCGCCGTGGATGCGATCTTCCCGCTCATCGCCGCCATCATCATGGGTGTTCCCATGGCGCCTGCTCTCGGTGCCCTGCTGTTCCTCTCCGCCTTCGTGCCGATCGTCGGCATCCTGGTCGGTGGTGCCGTCGTGACCCTGATCACGCTCGTCACCGTCGGGCCCGTGCAGGCGCTGATCATGCTCGGCGTGATCGTCGCCGTGAACCAGATCGAGGGCAACCTGCTGCAGCCGCTGCTGCTCGGCAAGGCCGTCTCGCTCCACCCGCTCGCCGTCATCTTCGGCATCACCATCGGCATCAGCGTCGCCGGCATCGTCGGCGCCCTGTTGGTGGTGCCGCTGATGGCCTTCGGCAAGTCGTTCATCGGCTATGTCGCCAAGGGCCGCACCCAGGAATCCGACGAGGCCGGGGTGGCCCCGGCGACCTGA
- a CDS encoding MarR family winged helix-turn-helix transcriptional regulator, translating to MQSTESPTTPGDQILEALITIGRATRKRLDASLDQGSYFLLHTLSRTGSVRASDLAHACELDSSTVSRQLRQLTDNGLVERRPDPDDGRAHLVSLSPEGDRVTAEARARKRAIVLDQLAGWPAHDVAELARLLGLLADQVSSPGVPAPNPPAATDHPTDATHEESIR from the coding sequence GTGCAATCAACTGAATCCCCCACGACGCCGGGCGATCAGATCCTCGAGGCGCTGATCACCATCGGGCGCGCCACGCGCAAGCGACTGGACGCCAGCCTCGACCAGGGCAGCTATTTCCTGCTCCACACGCTGTCGCGCACCGGCTCGGTGCGGGCGAGCGACCTGGCCCACGCCTGCGAGCTCGACTCCTCGACGGTGTCCCGCCAGCTTCGCCAGCTCACCGACAACGGGCTCGTCGAGCGCCGCCCCGATCCCGACGACGGCCGCGCCCACCTGGTCAGCCTCTCCCCCGAGGGCGACCGCGTGACCGCCGAGGCCCGGGCCCGCAAGCGAGCCATCGTTCTCGATCAACTCGCCGGGTGGCCGGCCCACGACGTCGCCGAACTCGCAAGGCTGCTCGGGTTGCTGGCCGACCAGGTCAGCAGCCCGGGCGTACCAGCGCCGAACCCACCCGCCGCGACCGACCACCCCACCGACGCCACCCACGAGGAGTCCATCCGATGA
- the msrA gene encoding peptide-methionine (S)-S-oxide reductase MsrA, with protein MFFGRKPVMVTPEQALPGRSTPVYPVGLEHVLFEIPIDSTPEDTEVAYFALGCFWGEEKMFWETEGVRNTAVGYQGGFTPNPTYEEVCTGQTGHTETVRVCFDPTVVSYSDLVRQFFEAHDPTQGFRQGNDVGTQYRSALFVSPEQEPIARELAAQAQQSYSAAGFGDLTTQIAPASAESVAGEFFFAEDYHQQYLVKNPSGYCPIHSTGVKCG; from the coding sequence ATGTTCTTCGGACGCAAACCCGTGATGGTCACCCCCGAGCAGGCCCTGCCGGGCCGGTCGACACCGGTCTATCCGGTGGGTCTTGAGCATGTCCTGTTCGAGATCCCCATCGACTCGACCCCGGAAGACACCGAGGTGGCGTACTTCGCTCTCGGCTGCTTCTGGGGCGAGGAGAAGATGTTCTGGGAGACCGAGGGCGTGCGCAACACCGCCGTCGGCTATCAGGGCGGGTTCACCCCCAACCCGACCTATGAAGAGGTCTGCACCGGACAGACCGGCCACACGGAGACGGTGCGGGTCTGCTTCGACCCGACGGTGGTGTCGTATTCCGACCTGGTCCGCCAGTTCTTCGAAGCCCACGACCCGACGCAGGGGTTCCGGCAGGGCAACGATGTGGGTACGCAGTATCGCTCGGCGCTGTTCGTCAGCCCGGAGCAGGAGCCGATCGCCCGGGAGCTCGCGGCCCAGGCCCAGCAGTCCTATTCCGCCGCTGGCTTCGGAGACCTCACCACCCAGATCGCCCCGGCTTCCGCCGAGAGCGTCGCCGGTGAGTTCTTCTTCGCCGAGGACTATCACCAGCAATATCTGGTGAAGAACCCGAGCGGCTATTGCCCCATTCATTCCACCGGCGTGAAGTGCGGCTGA
- a CDS encoding MFS transporter has product MSETSTTRSLTALVIGNILGGIGVASGIAVGALLVATMGGTGMSGLGQALSVLGAGLLAVPLAKLATQRGRRRALATGYVIAAIGGLIVLIGARLDALVVVLLGLLLFGAAQATNLQTRYAASELATPARRATIMSIVIWATTIGSVAGPNLSTAGASLGRPLGIPDLAGPYLFSVTGFILAFAVIALVFVRRSATAGTGPSAPPQSAGRKMGAMAALRWAAAHPVARFAVVLIVTGHAVMVGIMSMTPVHLGHGGHGLQIIGLTISLHIMGMYALSPVVGWLADRFGPMRVALAGLIQFAVVAVIILIEADHFVGVVIALILLGTGWSCTTIAGSALLASVDSGEVRVPLQGATDALMNYGAATAALLGGPLLALIGYGGLALVSALVIIPAGAIGWYARRHRDSALAARDQR; this is encoded by the coding sequence ATGAGTGAAACGTCAACGACCCGCTCGCTGACCGCGCTGGTCATCGGAAACATCCTGGGCGGGATCGGAGTCGCGTCCGGCATCGCCGTGGGTGCCCTGCTCGTGGCCACGATGGGCGGGACCGGCATGTCAGGTCTAGGCCAGGCCCTCAGCGTCCTCGGCGCCGGCCTGCTGGCGGTCCCGCTCGCGAAGCTCGCCACGCAGCGCGGTCGCCGGCGTGCACTGGCAACCGGCTATGTCATCGCCGCGATCGGCGGCCTGATCGTCCTGATCGGCGCGCGGCTCGACGCCCTCGTGGTGGTGCTGCTGGGTCTCCTGCTGTTCGGCGCTGCCCAGGCGACCAACCTCCAGACCCGCTACGCGGCCTCCGAACTCGCCACCCCGGCCCGGCGCGCCACGATCATGTCGATCGTCATCTGGGCGACGACGATCGGTTCGGTGGCCGGGCCGAACCTGAGCACCGCCGGCGCCTCACTCGGCCGCCCACTCGGCATCCCGGATCTGGCCGGGCCCTACCTCTTCAGCGTCACGGGCTTCATCCTCGCGTTCGCCGTCATCGCCCTGGTGTTCGTACGGCGCTCGGCGACCGCCGGCACCGGCCCCAGCGCGCCACCTCAGTCGGCCGGCCGGAAGATGGGCGCAATGGCCGCACTTCGGTGGGCGGCCGCGCACCCGGTGGCCCGGTTCGCCGTGGTCCTGATCGTCACCGGCCACGCGGTCATGGTGGGGATCATGTCGATGACACCGGTCCATCTCGGCCACGGCGGTCACGGTCTGCAGATCATCGGCCTGACGATCAGCCTCCACATCATGGGTATGTATGCCCTCAGCCCTGTCGTCGGCTGGCTCGCCGACCGCTTCGGCCCGATGCGCGTGGCGCTCGCGGGGCTCATCCAGTTCGCCGTCGTCGCCGTGATCATCCTCATCGAGGCCGACCATTTTGTCGGAGTCGTGATCGCGCTGATCCTGCTCGGCACCGGCTGGTCCTGCACCACGATCGCCGGCTCGGCCCTACTCGCGAGCGTCGACTCCGGCGAGGTTCGCGTACCCCTCCAGGGCGCCACCGACGCCCTCATGAACTACGGCGCCGCCACGGCCGCCCTCCTGGGCGGTCCGCTGCTCGCCCTGATCGGTTATGGCGGGCTCGCACTGGTGTCGGCGCTGGTGATCATCCCGGCCGGAGCTATCGGCTGGTACGCCCGCCGTCACCGCGATTCCGCTCTCGCGGCTCGCGATCAGCGATGA
- a CDS encoding MFS transporter, whose amino-acid sequence MSEASGPGRGIRGWVRRRTSVPRDVIVLGMIAFSVAVGFGVVVPVLPVFAKSFEVTNFQVAMVVSAFAFMRLLMSPFCGRLADWLGERATLAVGIFIVAISSAVAGLSTSYEMLLLSRGLGGIGSAMFTVSAMTLLLKAAPPAMRGRAAGFFQSGFLIGGMTGPAIGGLLAAISITAPFFFYAGTLAVAGTIGLALLSKPERAAAGVAQIAVRPMHEVAADPRFQAACVSNLAQGWNNFGVRNALVPLLALMSLDRGPTQTGYAFAIAAVVQTLALAPVGKFVDQVGRKPAMIAGGLLGAAVMATLPLVPSWWMFIVVLCLGGVAAAALGTAPAASVGDAAGAKSGTPVAVFSMFSDLGAIIGPLVAGWLADTVSMTVGFAVGAALLALGSLVSVRMPAGVPTSDSVPPENGAEPTDPPSATLANPEDLR is encoded by the coding sequence GTGAGTGAGGCGAGCGGTCCGGGCCGTGGCATCAGGGGGTGGGTACGCCGCCGCACGTCGGTGCCGCGTGACGTCATCGTCCTCGGCATGATCGCCTTCAGCGTCGCTGTCGGCTTCGGTGTCGTCGTGCCGGTCCTGCCGGTGTTCGCCAAGTCGTTCGAGGTCACCAACTTCCAGGTCGCGATGGTGGTGTCGGCCTTCGCGTTCATGCGCCTGCTGATGAGCCCGTTCTGCGGCCGGCTCGCCGACTGGCTCGGCGAGCGCGCGACGCTGGCCGTCGGCATCTTCATCGTGGCCATCTCCAGCGCCGTGGCCGGTCTGTCGACCAGTTACGAGATGCTGCTGCTGTCGCGCGGGCTCGGCGGCATCGGCTCGGCCATGTTCACGGTGTCGGCGATGACCCTCCTGCTGAAAGCCGCGCCTCCGGCCATGCGCGGTCGGGCGGCCGGGTTCTTCCAGAGCGGCTTCCTCATCGGCGGCATGACCGGTCCCGCGATCGGCGGCCTGCTCGCGGCGATCTCGATCACCGCCCCCTTCTTCTTCTATGCCGGCACCCTCGCCGTGGCCGGCACCATCGGCCTGGCCCTGCTCTCGAAGCCGGAACGAGCCGCGGCCGGGGTCGCCCAGATCGCCGTCCGCCCGATGCACGAGGTCGCCGCCGATCCGCGGTTCCAGGCCGCCTGCGTGTCGAACCTCGCCCAGGGCTGGAACAACTTCGGCGTCCGCAACGCACTCGTCCCGCTCCTGGCCCTGATGAGCCTCGACCGCGGACCGACCCAGACCGGCTATGCGTTCGCCATCGCCGCGGTCGTGCAGACGCTCGCACTCGCACCGGTCGGCAAGTTCGTCGACCAGGTCGGCCGCAAGCCGGCCATGATCGCCGGCGGCCTGTTGGGAGCGGCGGTCATGGCGACCCTCCCCCTGGTCCCGTCCTGGTGGATGTTCATCGTCGTCCTCTGCCTAGGCGGCGTGGCCGCAGCCGCGCTCGGCACCGCCCCGGCCGCTTCGGTCGGCGACGCGGCCGGCGCCAAGAGTGGTACGCCCGTGGCGGTCTTCTCGATGTTCTCCGACCTCGGCGCCATCATCGGCCCGCTCGTCGCGGGTTGGCTGGCCGACACCGTGTCGATGACCGTCGGGTTCGCCGTGGGCGCCGCTCTCCTGGCGCTCGGGTCGCTGGTGTCGGTCCGCATGCCCGCCGGCGTACCCACCTCGGACTCCGTCCCACCGGAGAACGGTGCCGAACCGACCGACCCGCCGTCCGCCACGCTCGCCAACCCCGAGGATCTGCGATGA
- a CDS encoding DUF4307 domain-containing protein produces the protein MTLTEADRQRIATRYPQRRRPWLVPVIAAPLLALVVFWLWISAFHANPALAADVTRFEVVSDSEIKVRVMVDRARPEVSGHCLVFAQAPNFERVGEMQLPVPASAHKVEEIDITIRTFRKATTASVDGCTAD, from the coding sequence GTGACCCTCACCGAAGCCGACCGTCAGCGGATCGCCACCCGCTATCCCCAACGCCGCCGTCCGTGGTTGGTCCCCGTGATCGCCGCCCCCCTCCTGGCGTTGGTCGTCTTCTGGCTCTGGATCTCGGCGTTCCATGCCAACCCCGCGCTCGCGGCCGATGTCACCCGCTTCGAGGTGGTCTCCGACAGCGAGATCAAGGTTCGGGTCATGGTGGACAGGGCTCGGCCCGAGGTCAGCGGTCATTGCCTCGTCTTCGCCCAGGCCCCCAACTTCGAGCGCGTCGGCGAGATGCAGCTGCCGGTCCCCGCCTCTGCCCACAAGGTCGAGGAAATCGACATCACCATCCGCACCTTCCGCAAGGCCACCACCGCCTCCGTCGACGGGTGCACGGCGGACTGA
- a CDS encoding uracil-DNA glycosylase yields the protein MTARPLSELVAPDWAEALAPVADTITRMGEFLRAENAAGRGYLPEGANVLRAFRLPLADVRVLVVGQDPYPTPGHPVGLSFSVAPEVRPLPKSLINIYRELHDDLGIPPAPSGDLTPWFHQGVLLLNRVLTVTPGKSASHRGKGWEQVTQRAIEALAERGGPLVALLWGRDAQSVIPWLGSIPHVASAHPSPLSAHNGFFGSRPFSRVNDLLAEQGAAPIDWNLNQGKE from the coding sequence ATGACCGCACGCCCGCTGTCAGAACTCGTCGCCCCCGACTGGGCCGAAGCGCTCGCGCCGGTGGCCGACACCATCACGCGGATGGGCGAGTTCCTGCGGGCCGAGAACGCCGCCGGTCGCGGCTACCTTCCGGAGGGCGCCAACGTCCTGCGGGCGTTCAGGCTGCCGCTCGCGGATGTACGCGTACTCGTCGTCGGCCAGGATCCCTATCCGACGCCGGGTCACCCGGTCGGGTTGTCGTTCTCGGTGGCGCCCGAGGTACGCCCCCTCCCCAAGTCCCTGATCAACATCTATCGCGAGCTGCACGACGATCTCGGCATCCCGCCGGCCCCATCGGGCGACCTGACACCCTGGTTCCACCAGGGAGTGCTGCTGCTCAACCGCGTACTCACCGTCACCCCCGGCAAGTCGGCCTCCCATCGCGGCAAGGGCTGGGAACAGGTCACGCAACGCGCCATCGAGGCTCTCGCCGAGCGTGGCGGCCCGCTGGTCGCCCTGCTCTGGGGCCGCGACGCGCAGTCGGTGATCCCCTGGCTCGGGTCGATCCCCCATGTCGCGTCCGCCCACCCGTCGCCGCTGTCGGCCCACAACGGGTTCTTCGGCTCCCGGCCGTTCTCGCGCGTGAACGACCTGCTGGCCGAACAGGGCGCTGCGCCCATCGACTGGAACCTCAACCAAGGAAAGGAATGA